gatggggggaatGGGgggtgacaccccccccccccggcggGGAGCGGTGGACTCCACGCGGCCAAGTCACTGCCTCTCTACGGCTTCTGCGAGCGTGAGGGCAGGGCGGCACCTCCTCCGGAGGCCTTCTGAGATTGCCCAGATGCTCGTTATAAAGCTCCGGCTCAGCCCGGCCTGGAGGCCACCCCACCTGTTGACGCCGATGTGGGCCGCGGCCGCCTTAACTTTTGGGCGAAGGTTGTTTGTAAGTGGGGCGGGTGCAGCTTCCCTGAGGGCAAGTTCCCAAGGGAGGGTCGGGCTGTGAGCTAAAGGAGGTGGCCTTTCCTCTGACCCCTCACCGTCTCCTTGGAGGCCAGTGCCCTGCttctgctggccacggccacctCCTCATCTCTCAGCCTTCTTTTCCCCAGCCCCATCCTGGACACACACCTCGACCTCAAGCTTCCTGGGAAGCCAGGCGCTTTAGCACAAGCCCCCAAAGAACTTAAGTAGGAGGGCGGATCTGCAGAAGTAAATAAGTCGTTGGGCAGGGGGTCCACAGGCAGATGCAGGTCTCTTTGAATGGGGCTGCTGCCCTACCCCTGTGAGTTACTGGAGGAGGATGGGCACATCGCGAGGTCTGGGAAGGGTGTCTGTCCGGGGATCCTCAGGACTTGAGCAGTGCCTGCCTGGCATCGAGGGCAAGGGCCAGGGCCGGACAGATCCCCATCCGCTACGCCAGAAGGAACACCTTTCCAGTGGCACAGTCCTCCGGGGTGGTAGAGGCTGGAAGGAGGCTCAGGAGTTCCGTTAGGAgggtgctgcccccacccccaccctcctggtATGCCCTTATCAGAGGCCATGAGGGGACAGGCCAGCCCCCGCCCCAGTCCCCGTCACTGCTGTTCAGAGGAAGTCTATTTTGACTTGGAAGGAGAGACCCTCTCGGGTTTGGGTAGCTGTTTCCCTGCCACATCAGAGTGCGGCTGCTGTGGGCAGAGTGAGGCTGCTGTGGGAGTGACAgtgtcgggggggggggttggttggGGGGAGCGCCCCACAGTGGCCTGTGGGTCatcaccctcctccctccatcttgGAGGCAGCACGACCCTGCTAACTCCCTCGTTAACCCtggcaccccccctccccagtcctgTGCTTCCCAAGGTGAGAAACCTGGGCCTCCCCAGGAGTTCATGGTGTTGGGGCCACAGAGGAAGCTTCAGGAGAGGCCTGTGGCATCACCTGAAATGTCCGTTTCTCCCTGCAGATTTAGGGGAAGCGATTGTCACGTGCACGCTGCATAGAGTATGATGCAGGGCAGAGTCCAGAGCCCACAGGAGTTTTAGAGATGCTGGGAATTCAAAAAAGCCTTGTGCTTCCGGCTGGTCACTTTGGGGTAGCGTCACCGTCCTCTACGGTGGGGTTTTTGGAGAGGCCTTTGCTCAGGTCCTGCTCCTCCTCTGGAGGCAAAAGCTTGGGACGAGATAGGCTGGCACTGGACACCTCCCTTACTTGGCAAGAGCATCGGAGGCCCCCAGGGGACGTCATCCAGCCCTTGGTTGTTAAAGGGCGCCTGGCTGGAGCCTGTTGGTCTGAGTTGAAACCTGGTCCTCCCCCAAGGTTGGCATTGGTAGGACGGTGGGGGTAGGGTTGGAGCTAGAGGTGAAGGGCTAACGGCGGCAGGTAGAGTAGCTGCTGGCGGGTGAGACCAGGCGTGGCTGGCTGTCAGGCAGAGGCAGCATCCTATCATGCTGCTCAAATCTGCACCCACATCTGGGGAACCCTGCCGCCTGCACGCGTGCGACATGTCCAGGACAGCAGCTGCCCTTCTAGAAGGCCGGAAGTATGTCTGTCACTGTGGGAGACCTTGGGGGGCCCAGGAGGGCAGTCCCAGTGCAGCTTGGGTTCACGTCGTCTGGTTTTCTGTTCCATCGCCTGCTGTCTGCATAGGGTTACGTGGGAAGACGGCAGGAGAATTCCAGGCCCTTGTCAGGGATCAGGTGCAGAAGGAGCTGCTGCAAGTTTAATGAACTGGTTGCTAATTGCTGCCTCAGAGCGCCCAGCTCCCTGTCCCGTCCCAGCTACCACCTGGGCTGGCTTCCTGGCACTGTCTGGCGGGCTCTTGGAACCCTTGGTGAAGCCGgactgtggggagaggggggcgAGTGTGCAGACCCTGCCGTGGGGCGCAGCTGGGAGGGTGAGCAAGGTTCCACATTCGGGGTGTCAGAGAAGCAGCTTTCAGGGGTAGAAGAGGATGTACCTCTGAGCAGAACTGGGAGAGGATGGGGTGCAGCCTCGCCGAGCCCCGCGAGCGAGCCAGCCCTGAGGTCCAGGCTGCTTTACCTGACTCTGTCCTCGCCGGGGGCGTGGATCTGCTATGTTGGCCTCACTTGTCTCCGATGGCAGCGCAGAGACGTCCAGGCGCTGGGATGGGCACAGCTTCTTGGGATTTCTCCCCAGGCCGCCCTCCCCCCCGAGGGCTCTGCCCCTCTTCCCTGCTCACTCGTGCTCCGTGTCTCTTGCTTCCAAGCTTGTGCCGTCTCCGGCCTCTTCAACTGCATCACCGTCCACCCGCTGAACATCGCGGCCGGTGTGTGGATGATGTGAGTAGCCACATGGCTGTCCTGCCCCGGCGTCGGGGGGGGGGCATGCAGATTTCTGGGCGCCCTGCCGAGGCTCACCTCGCTGTGTTCTGCTTCCTTAATGCTCGTCAGGGCCGGGGCCACCACCATTTCCCCAGCATCCACTCGGTCAGACTGTCCCGGCACCAAGGTCACTGCCATGGGCCTGGCCTCCTGGGGCCATAAGGGGTGGctgagggctgggctggagggacAGCTTCCGACGGAGCTGGGATCAGAAGAGCCAGCTCAGTGGGCGAGCAGTGCCGGCCCCACAGGGCAGATCAGAGTTGGTGCAGGATTAGGGGCTAGGGTGCCCTAGCTGGGTTCTCTGCCCACCTCCTGCCAGGGTCTCTGGGTGCCGTTGGAGGGAAGGGCGGGGTGAGGACTGGCCGTGCAGCTCTGGCTGCCTGTGCCCCACCCGAGGCACAGGAGAGGTGGCACTGGGCTCCATGCCTTGTCGGTGCCCCATGAGACTGCCGCTGGGAGGGGCGCAGAGGTGAGCAAGACGCATCCCTGCCCTCAGAGACCTCAGGCTGGTGGCGAGGCTGAGGTCTTGCCGTGGGGAGGGCACGGGGCCTCTGGCCAGAGGCAGTAGGGACGGCAGGTTGGCGGGGAGAGGTGCTGGACCCAGGCttcagggggcagggcagggcccggCTGGGATGTGGAGGGGGTGATGTGGCGGAGCGAGggctctgtccctctgtccctctgtccctccaggcttgggggcaggtggaggggccTGGCACGCCGTGTCTGGTCACCCAGCTTTTTCCCTCCCTCCGGGAGCCCAGCTCAGGGAGGGAGACCGTGCGTGGGGAGTAGCAGGAGTGGctctggggggggagggggccccgGGAGGAGGCGAGGGGACCCAGCGGGTGTCGGCCTTCTCTCCCTTACCCCCAGCATGAACGCTTTCATCCTGCTGCTCTGCGAGGCGCCCTTCTGCTGCCAGTTCGTTGAGTTCGCAAACGCGGTGGCGGAGAAGGTGGACCGGCTGCGCTCCTGGCAGAAGGCCGTCTTCTACTGCGGGTGAGGGGCCCCAGGCCGCGGCTCCCCAAGCCCTGCTTCCGCAGGTGACGGTGTTGGCGGGGCTctcagctgcccccaccccccaccccgctccaGCTATGGGGGACTCCGGCGTGAGACACGCTCGCCTTGGTGCGTTGCGGGTAGTAGACAAAGGGAGAATGCCTGGGATTGGGCCCGTCGGTGCAGAGCCGTGGAGCAGGTTCTGGTAGATAGATGCACACGTCCCTCTGTGCAGCCTTTCTgctgttttttgcatttttttttttttgctttttagggccactcccgtggcatatggaggttcccaggctagcggtcgaatcggagctgtagctgccagcctacaccacagccacagcagtgcgggatccaagtgcgtctgcgacctacaccacagctcatggcaacgccagatccttaacccactgagtgaggccagggatccaacctgcaacctcatggttcctagtcagatttgtttctgttgcgccgcgacgggaactccatgtgcagcCTTTCAAGAGGGTGGTtgacctgtgggagttccctggtggtccagtagTTAGGATTCGGTGCTTTCACTTTTGtgacctgggttcagtccctgatctgggaactgagttTCCACATCAAGCAGCTATGtgctgtggccattaaaaaaaaaaaaaaaaaaatggacaagaaGATTGTGGTCTAGCTGTCTCATCATGAAAGGGGAAAGAATCaagctgcagaacagaaactTCCAAATAAGCTTCTGTCTCCTCCTACTTCTAACCATAGGTTCAGCTGTAGTATTTTACAACCGAGTCATGAGATGGAGCTATTTCAGGATGGGTTTCGCGCAGCTGCTAGAACAGCGCCTGGTGCCTAGGAGGCTCGCAGCAGCTTCTGGCAGCAGCGGTGCTTATTGTTATCTGGATTATCCTTAGCAAGAAAATGGAGCTTTTTATTTTGAACGTTTCTTCCTTCCTGGAGGCCCAGTAATTTTGACAGAGCCCAAGGTGCGTGCTCAGTTCTAGAGCCATCGCCCTCTGTCTGAATCACAGCAGAACACCAAATACTGTGCCTCGGCATGTCCCTTGccttgatctttatttttctgaatgtattttaaagtgttcacagtgggagttccctggtggctcagtggattaaggatctggcattgtcactgctatggctcctaTCGCTGCTGTGacgtggggttgatccctggccctggaactccacatgccgagAAACATACAGTAACATGTAACTGTGTGACCGCAGCACACACCCATCAAAGGTAACGTGGAAAAGAGGAAGCTGTGACCCGAAGCTCCACCACCTGTGAGCATTTTGATGTGGGTCCTTTTAGTCCTCAGGCATCTTTTTAAAACCTGCTTCTTACACAGTTTTAACAACCATAAGTAAATTTTtatcctgctttgtttttcactTACTATCTATCACTAAATGGTAGAAACGTTTTTAGTATTACCACAAATACTTCATaagatgactttatttttttaatttatttatttttttgctttttagggccacccccgaggcatatggaagttcccaggctaggggtcccattggagctatggctgccggcctacatacagccacaacaatgtgggatcgaagctgcgtctgcgacctacaccacagttcacggcaacactggatccttaacccactgagcaaggccagggatcaaacccgcaacctcatggttcctcgttggattcgtttccgatgcgtcacgacggcaactccagatgactttatttttggctgcgtccccagcatgtagaagttcccaggccagggattgaacttgtgccatagcagcgacccaagctgccgcagctataacgcccgatccttaactcgctgagccaccaggaaactcccataagATGACTTTTAGTGCTGGGAGTATGTATTCAGTGGGATGCATCCTGCTTTCTTAAATGCGTAACCTGTAGTGCCCATGAGGCTGCGATGCACATTTGAGTGCTGAAAACTTCTGTTCGTGATGGTTTTCGTAGGAGATATTTCCAGGGGTGGAATTATTAGGTCAGAGATTTCAGTCATCCAAAGGATCCAACGTGGGGCCAAACTGCTTTGCAAAGAGGTTGCCTGAGTCTCTCCTCCTCCCGCCTGGACGGCGGCTGAGTGCTATTTTCACGTTGGTGTTTGTTATCCAAGAGGCGAAGTCTTTTCCCGTGTGCTTTTCACTCACTGCATTTCCTAAAATCTAGTTTATTTTTACCTATTGACATCAAAATGTTGTACTTCGTAGGTGAGATGTGTTCTGTATTAAAGCTTTTTCTTACTCCTTTGTGGTATTTCCTGCAAATGTATTTCCAGCCTGGTGTTCACTTTTAACTCTGTTTTGACAGACTTTCCCCCACTGtggtcctttttttctcctttgcaatttttttttttcttttctggtctttttagggccgcaccggtggcatatgaaggtttccaggctagaggtccggTCGGAGCTACAgtgcccacctacaccacggccacagcaacgcgggacctgagctacatctgcgacctgtgtcgcagctcacggccacacgggatcctttaactcccaggaatcaaacccgtgtcctcatgggtgctggtcgggttcgttaccaccgttagctctgagccacgacggggactccaccCTCtgcaatttccatttttcttttattacttcgAAATGTTATAACTGCAGTAAAACCTCATGATCACCTGTCCTGCCAGAATGGAAATTCAGGTAGAACTCAGTCGGGCGAGTCCGAGTGTCTACGAGTCTGAAAAGAGGCTCCAGCCTTGTCTTCTTGTACACAGCGTGTGTGCGTTAACTCGAACCGCTGCCGCTGGCCTAGAAATCCCAGCCAGGACCAGGGGTCGGCCCCGCGGACGCTTCAGCCGGAGGGGACACCAGACAGAGCCGGGGCTGCCTCCTCAGCCAGTTGGCGGCTCCTGGTGGGAGCCTTGCAACGCGGAAGCTCCGAGTCTCCTGCCTTTTAACCTTTGGGATCTTCTCGCTGAGATGTGGCCGGTTTTACTGCGCCCACAGGAGCCAAGACTTCGCTCGTGCTAATGCTGCTTCGCCTCGTGTGGGGTAGTAACACGCCTTACCTCGTTCAGTCTCGAAACCTCAGGGGAGAGACTGAGCCTCAGataagtaacttgcccacagtCGCAAAACCAGTCAGGACGGAGCTGACACTGGGTTTCCAGTCTGCCCGGGACTTGGACCAGCTCCTCGCTGGTAACCCTTTTGGGACCACAGGCCCTTTCAAAAATCCGATgggggcgttcctgtcgtggcgcagcaggaatgaacctgactagtatccatgaggatgcaaggtttgatccctggccttgctcagtgggttaaggatccggcattgccgtgagctgtggtgtagctcacagatgcagctccgatctggcatggctgtggctgtggtgtaggccggtggctacggctccaattcgacccctggcctgggaacctccatatgccgtgagtgtgaccctaaaaagaccaaaacaaaacaatcttatGAAAGCTTTGGGTTCTCTCCCCAGAAAATGCAGAGACTTTTGCAGGTGAGGTCACGGACGTTGAGGACTTCACGAGGCCTGGCCCTGAGCCCCTGTCTCATCTGAGTTCTGGGGCCCTGCCTGCGCCCGGCTGGCTGTGAGGGGGGCCTGTGCAGACGTGGGGAGCTGAGGGCTGCCGCGCGCATGCGCGCGTGCCTGCAGAGAGACAGCGCCCCCTgacccctgcctctcccccaggATGGCTGTGGTTCCCGTCGTCATCAGCCTCACCCTGACCACGCTGCTGGGCAACGCCATCGCCTTCGCCACCGGAGTGCTCTACGGACTCTCTGCTCTGGGCAAAAAGTGCGTCTGCCAGTCCCGGCCCTGGGGGCTCTTCTGCCTCCCAAGGCGTCTtggggaggaagggctggggtgGCCCCTGATACCCAGTGTGGAAGCTGAGGCACCGAGGCTGGCAGAGGCTCTCGTAGTGTCTCCAGGGCATCCCGGCTGTCGGGCATGAGAGGTCAGGGGACTTTCTGGGGGCCAGCCCGCCTCGCCATGGCCCACAGCAGGGATGGCAGATGCTCAGCTCCCAAGAGCCGCATCCCTGCAGGGCCCACACCTGGCTCCGCGGCA
The nucleotide sequence above comes from Phacochoerus africanus isolate WHEZ1 chromosome 2, ROS_Pafr_v1, whole genome shotgun sequence. Encoded proteins:
- the CACFD1 gene encoding calcium channel flower homolog, which gives rise to MSGSSGAAVASVNSAPPAQEEGMTWWYRWLCRLSGVLGAVSCAVSGLFNCITVHPLNIAAGVWMIMNAFILLLCEAPFCCQFVEFANAVAEKVDRLRSWQKAVFYCGMAVVPVVISLTLTTLLGNAIAFATGVLYGLSALGKKGDAISYARIQQQKQQADEEKLTAALEGEL